In Electrophorus electricus isolate fEleEle1 chromosome 1, fEleEle1.pri, whole genome shotgun sequence, a single window of DNA contains:
- the si:ch211-122f10.4 gene encoding lysosomal protective protein produces MNPDASKRRGHFQLYCLRGEMCCLRIFVIFSLVATTWAMYDPDEVINLPGMSFTPNYRQWSGYLKASSGKFLHYWFVTSQRDPLADPVVLWLNGGPGCSSLDGFLSENGPFHVNDDGATLYKNEFSWNRIANMLYLESPAGVGYSYSDDKQYATNDDQVAEDNYLALQSFFTKFPNFTQNEFFIFGESYGGIYAPTLSLQIALGGKLKVNFQGFAVGNGIGSFALNDQSLIYFGYYHGLFGEELWKDLNENCCKDGVCNFYNNSEEHCSVSVAQAFGIVYSSGLNEYALYLDCAGGFRSHRSYERTMLHLYKNYREHWKISNLTENHPIVGVVPPCINSTAQMNWLNRGDVRKALHIPDILPPWDICSDVVGSHYQILYSTVKIVYEKLLALGLRALVYNGDTDMACNFLGDQWFVEQLGQKPTVKYQHWLFEDQIAGFYQQMGNITFLTVKGAGHMVPQWAPGPAFHLFQSFLSNSPY; encoded by the exons ATGAATCCAGACGCTTCCAAGCGTAGAGGACACTTTCAGTTATACTGCTTGCGCGGTGAAATGTGCTGTCTGcgtatttttgttattttttcccttGTGGCAACAACATGGGCTATGTACGATCCGGACGAGGTGATAAACCTGCCGGGAATGTCTTTCACACCAAATTATCGGCAGTGGTCGGGATATCTAAAAGCCAGCTCTGGAAAGTTCTTGCATTATTG gttTGTGACCTCACAGAGGGATCCCTTGGCAGATCCAGTAGTGTTATGGCTTAATGGCGGGCCTGGCTGCAGCTCACTGGATGGCTTTCTGTCTGAGAATGGCCCCTTTCAT GTCAACGATGATGGAGCCACCCTTTATAAGAATGAATTCAGCTGGAATAGGATCGCTAACATGCTTTATCTTGAGTCTCCTGCTGGAGTAGGGTACTCTTATTCAGATGACAAGCAGTATGCAACTAATGATGATCAG GTGGCAGAGGACAACTATCTGGCATTGCAGAGCTTCTTTACCAAGTTTCCAAATTTTACCCAAAatgagttttttatttttggtgagAGCTATGGAGGCATTTATGCTCCTACACTTAGCCTGCAAATAGCCCTGGGAGGAAAACTCAAAGTGAACTTTCAG GGCTTTGCAGTTGGGAATGGTATTGGCAGCTTTGCTCTGAATGACCAGTCACTCATCTACTTTGGTTACTACCATGGCCTGTTTGGAGAAGA GCTGTGGAAGGACTTAAATGAAAACTGTTGCAAGGATGGAGTCTGTAACTTCTATAACAACAGTGAAGAACATTGCTCTGTTTCG GTAGCGCAGGCATTTGGCATTGTCTATAGTTCTGGATTGAATGAATATGCTCTCTATCTGGATTGTGCGGGTGGGTTCAGATCTCACAGATCCTATGAAAGAACAATGCTCCACCTTTACAAGAACTACAGGGAACACTGGAAGATCAGTAAT ctGACAGAAAATCATCCTATAGTTGGTGTAGTGCCTCCATGCATCAATAGCACAGCTCAAATGAACTGGCTAAACCGAGGAGATGTTAGGAAGGCCCTACACATCCCTGACATACTGCCACCATGGGACATCTGCAG TGATGTGGTTGGGAGCCATTATCAGATTCTCTACTCTACAGTTAAAATTGTATATGAGAAGCTCTTAGCTTTAGGTCTGAGAGCACTGGTCTATAATGGAGACACAGATATGGCCTGCAACTTCCTTGGAGACCAGTGGTTTGTTGAACAGCTTGGACAGAAA cCAACAGTGAAGTATCAGCACTGGCTATTTGAAGATCAGATTGCTGGATTTTATCAGCAAATGGGCAACATCACTTTTCTCACAGTCAAG GGTGCTGGTCACATGGTTCCTCAGTGGGCTCCAGGTCCTGCATTTCACTTGTTTCAGAGCTTTCTGTCCAACAGTCCATATTAA